From Arcticibacter tournemirensis, one genomic window encodes:
- a CDS encoding SusC/RagA family TonB-linked outer membrane protein, whose translation MKNNTLLLCLIAKKLTAGYFMRLSIFFSFLLPAHLCAAAVYSQSAKVSIQSNGSTSLATLITEIEKQTDYLFIYSEKDINLQQRVKVTPRKEAVQHLLDEAFAQTDIVYALSDKYISLKSKGRDKLRENLQRDDRPVKGKILDSKGQPIIGASVRVQGTTTGVSSDANGYYIIQASKGQTLLFSYLGFKPVTAIVPASLSLDIVMEENVKGLDEVVIVGMGTQRRASVIGSISTVRVADLKTASRSLTNSLAGRMAGIVAVQRSGEPGYDNANFWIRGISTFGSNRSPLILVDGVERAMENLDPEEIESVSILKDASATAVYGVRAANGVVLITTRKGRASETPDIGLKAEYGISKLTRMPKLLGGVDYMTLYNEAAGKQVYSQERIEKTAEGADPYLYPDVNWFDQIFKDNSNNGIVSLNVRGGGQVARYFVAGSAFQESGNFRDNPQSAYKSNINLDRYNFRTNVDVSLTKSTIVEIELGGYLIDSHYPGTGTNDLFNKAYVANPINIPLQYPMGLNEDGSTHYVWAGTASNTTENPAERLMGSGFSTEYRSQLLGQTRLTQDIGKLVPALSGLTANVAFSFDAYNQTLTQRHKKDSYYLANGRDPETGDLELVQTYIGNEYLGYDKSLGSNRAIEMKAQLNYDRVFADHRVGAMAMYYQRDYRDGNAGNAISSLPFRKQGIAFRTTYSYLDRYFAEFNLGYNGSENFPKNQRFGLFPAGAVGYLVSSENFWKDHKIADIINMLKLKGSLGLVGAEALPRINNQDQRYGYLSIVGGGLGGYRFGDGTWYDGTGENQYGVANLSWEKGLKSNIGIQAEFFKGAASLEVDYFHEKRSDILVQRNSLPAIVGINQAPFANLGKMRNQGIDGTLELNHQFGKVNTRLYGNATFTKNKILEQDEPDWKYTYQNRTGQKLDQQFGLIALGYFKDQAEIDNSPNQTFGTVRPGDVRYQDVNGDGVIDAYDEVPIGYSGIPELIYGFGFQVGFKGFDVGMFFRGQDRVSYMLGGEGFVPFQEGGDRGNLFVQTLDRWTEDNPRQDAFYPRLSIGNSNNNFRNSTKWLYDGSFLRLADVEVGYSFPKRFVKPLSMKGLRIYFHGSNMALFSKFKMWDPELGKGRGDSYPLQRKMNVGLRVDF comes from the coding sequence ATGAAAAATAATACGTTGCTCCTTTGCCTTATCGCCAAAAAACTAACGGCAGGATATTTTATGAGATTATCCATTTTTTTTTCGTTCCTGCTGCCGGCACATTTATGTGCGGCAGCAGTTTATTCTCAATCAGCTAAAGTTAGCATCCAGAGCAATGGAAGTACTTCCCTGGCGACGTTAATTACAGAGATTGAAAAGCAGACCGATTATCTGTTTATTTATAGTGAGAAAGACATTAACCTTCAGCAGCGTGTAAAGGTTACCCCACGCAAAGAAGCGGTGCAACATTTGCTCGATGAGGCCTTTGCTCAAACGGATATTGTCTATGCATTGTCAGACAAGTACATCTCATTAAAGTCGAAAGGCCGGGATAAACTCCGTGAAAACCTTCAGCGCGACGACCGGCCAGTAAAAGGGAAAATCCTTGATTCGAAGGGGCAACCAATTATCGGCGCTTCGGTAAGAGTTCAGGGAACGACTACCGGAGTCAGCTCGGACGCCAACGGGTATTATATTATCCAGGCATCGAAAGGTCAGACACTTCTATTTTCATACCTCGGGTTCAAACCAGTAACAGCTATTGTTCCGGCATCATTATCTCTTGATATTGTGATGGAAGAAAATGTGAAAGGGCTGGATGAGGTGGTTATAGTTGGTATGGGTACTCAACGCCGGGCCAGCGTGATCGGCTCCATTTCTACAGTGAGGGTGGCGGACCTGAAAACGGCATCAAGGTCACTGACCAACTCGCTGGCAGGCCGGATGGCCGGAATTGTCGCTGTTCAGCGCTCCGGGGAGCCGGGGTATGACAATGCCAATTTCTGGATCCGGGGAATATCCACCTTTGGCTCTAACAGAAGTCCCCTCATTCTGGTGGACGGAGTGGAGCGGGCAATGGAAAACCTCGATCCCGAGGAAATTGAAAGTGTGTCTATCCTCAAGGATGCATCAGCAACGGCTGTTTACGGGGTGAGAGCTGCCAATGGCGTCGTTTTGATTACAACACGTAAGGGACGGGCTTCGGAAACTCCTGACATTGGGCTGAAAGCCGAGTACGGTATCAGTAAGCTCACACGGATGCCAAAATTGCTCGGCGGGGTAGACTATATGACCTTATATAATGAGGCTGCCGGAAAGCAGGTCTACTCGCAGGAAAGAATAGAAAAAACGGCCGAAGGCGCCGACCCTTATCTTTACCCTGACGTCAATTGGTTCGACCAGATCTTCAAAGATAATTCTAATAATGGTATTGTCTCTTTGAACGTACGCGGAGGGGGTCAGGTTGCGCGCTATTTTGTAGCGGGAAGTGCGTTCCAGGAGTCAGGAAACTTCCGGGACAATCCGCAAAGTGCATATAAGTCAAATATTAACCTTGACAGGTATAACTTCCGGACAAACGTTGATGTCTCTCTAACTAAATCCACTATAGTAGAAATTGAACTTGGAGGATATCTTATAGATTCACATTATCCGGGTACTGGTACAAACGATCTGTTTAATAAGGCATATGTTGCCAACCCCATCAACATACCGTTACAATATCCAATGGGACTTAATGAAGATGGAAGCACCCACTATGTCTGGGCCGGAACGGCTTCTAATACCACCGAAAACCCGGCGGAACGTTTAATGGGCTCAGGCTTTTCAACTGAATACCGCAGTCAGTTACTGGGCCAGACCCGTTTGACCCAGGATATCGGAAAACTGGTGCCCGCCCTTAGTGGATTAACGGCCAATGTAGCGTTCTCATTCGACGCCTACAACCAAACCCTAACTCAAAGGCATAAAAAGGATTCTTATTACCTGGCCAACGGGCGTGATCCGGAGACGGGCGATCTGGAACTAGTACAGACCTATATCGGCAATGAGTACCTGGGCTATGACAAATCTTTAGGCAGCAACCGCGCGATCGAAATGAAAGCCCAGCTCAACTACGACCGGGTCTTTGCTGACCACCGTGTTGGGGCTATGGCCATGTATTATCAGCGGGATTATAGGGATGGTAATGCTGGGAATGCTATTTCATCACTGCCTTTCCGGAAGCAGGGCATTGCATTCAGAACTACTTATTCTTATCTCGACCGGTATTTTGCGGAGTTCAATCTGGGATATAATGGATCTGAAAACTTTCCGAAAAATCAGCGGTTCGGCCTTTTCCCTGCCGGAGCCGTAGGCTATCTGGTTTCCAGCGAGAACTTCTGGAAGGATCATAAAATAGCTGATATCATTAACATGCTCAAACTAAAGGGCTCTCTCGGACTAGTTGGCGCCGAAGCGCTTCCTCGTATCAATAATCAGGATCAAAGGTATGGATATCTTTCCATCGTAGGCGGAGGACTTGGCGGCTATAGGTTTGGGGATGGAACCTGGTACGACGGAACAGGTGAAAATCAATATGGAGTAGCTAATCTTTCCTGGGAAAAGGGTTTGAAGTCGAACATTGGAATTCAGGCCGAATTTTTCAAAGGTGCAGCTTCTTTGGAAGTGGATTATTTTCATGAAAAGAGGTCGGATATACTGGTACAGCGCAACTCACTACCCGCTATAGTAGGTATCAATCAGGCTCCATTTGCCAACCTGGGGAAAATGAGGAATCAAGGTATAGACGGTACCCTCGAACTAAATCACCAGTTTGGTAAAGTAAATACGCGCTTATATGGTAATGCAACTTTTACAAAAAACAAAATTCTTGAGCAGGATGAACCTGATTGGAAATATACTTATCAAAACCGGACGGGACAGAAACTGGACCAGCAGTTCGGACTTATCGCTTTAGGCTATTTTAAAGACCAGGCAGAAATTGATAACAGTCCGAACCAAACATTTGGCACCGTTCGCCCTGGGGACGTCAGGTACCAGGACGTAAACGGAGATGGCGTCATCGACGCTTATGACGAAGTACCGATCGGGTACTCCGGTATACCGGAACTCATTTATGGGTTCGGATTCCAGGTAGGGTTCAAGGGATTTGATGTGGGCATGTTCTTCAGAGGACAGGACCGGGTTTCCTATATGCTGGGAGGTGAAGGCTTTGTTCCGTTTCAGGAAGGAGGCGACAGAGGAAACCTGTTTGTGCAAACCCTCGACAGATGGACGGAGGATAATCCTCGTCAGGATGCCTTCTACCCCAGGCTGAGCATCGGCAACTCTAATAATAACTTCAGAAACTCTACGAAATGGCTCTATGACGGCAGCTTCCTTCGTCTGGCTGATGTGGAAGTAGGCTATAGTTTTCCTAAGCGCTTCGTGAAACCGCTTTCAATGAAAGGCCTGCGCATTTATTTCCATGGGAGTAATATGGCCCTCTTCTCCAAATTCAAAATGTGGGATCCGGAACTTGGAAAAGGCCGGGGAGATTCCTATCCCCTCCAGCGAAAAATGAACGTAGGATTAAGAGTTGACTTTTAA
- a CDS encoding FecR domain-containing protein: MEDLLHRYFSELLSDDEKDILFAKMKEDAELRKQFIEIQNNYSLAQMLKNTGDEEYAKKSFLRLKQMRRGAKIRRLSTRLARYAAVVLMVAGLSFLFKKYIFNTDTKVKYTEYKAPLGTRKEVLLSDGTKVWLAPASKIRIPVKFSGNTRSVELDGEALFDVTSNKEQPFIVTTGKFKVEVLGTIFVVNAYSRDKSFKTSLQEGAVKVYNENEEMTLKPGESSVLSANKLIKGKTSLNDIQYLQSGIYKFDDMPLSGIVNKMSNWYGVNFVIKEPKLAKSLLSGKIRENDKIESILKAVQQIYPFKYRRLTNHQIEIY, from the coding sequence ATGGAAGATTTATTACACAGGTACTTTTCAGAATTGCTGTCGGATGACGAGAAGGACATTCTTTTTGCAAAGATGAAAGAGGACGCTGAACTCCGAAAACAGTTCATTGAGATTCAAAACAACTACTCTCTCGCGCAGATGCTGAAGAATACCGGTGATGAAGAGTATGCAAAGAAAAGCTTCTTACGACTTAAGCAAATGCGCAGGGGCGCAAAAATTCGTCGGCTTAGTACCAGGCTCGCCAGATACGCTGCGGTCGTGTTAATGGTAGCGGGACTGTCCTTCCTTTTTAAAAAATATATCTTCAATACAGACACAAAGGTTAAGTACACTGAATACAAGGCGCCATTAGGCACAAGAAAAGAAGTATTACTATCCGATGGCACAAAGGTATGGTTAGCGCCGGCATCGAAAATAAGGATTCCTGTGAAGTTTAGTGGAAACACCCGCTCCGTTGAATTGGATGGCGAAGCCCTCTTCGACGTAACCAGCAATAAAGAGCAACCTTTTATTGTAACGACAGGTAAATTTAAGGTGGAAGTGCTTGGGACCATTTTTGTTGTAAATGCCTACTCTCGTGACAAGTCGTTTAAGACTTCATTACAGGAAGGAGCTGTTAAAGTATATAACGAAAATGAGGAAATGACCTTAAAACCCGGAGAAAGCAGCGTTTTGAGTGCTAATAAACTAATTAAAGGAAAGACCTCGTTAAACGATATCCAATATTTACAAAGCGGAATTTACAAGTTTGATGATATGCCGTTAAGTGGGATTGTTAACAAAATGAGCAACTGGTATGGAGTTAATTTTGTCATAAAAGAGCCCAAACTGGCAAAAAGCTTATTATCTGGAAAAATCAGAGAGAATGATAAGATCGAGAGCATTTTAAAAGCGGTGCAACAGATATATCCGTTTAAATACCGCAGATTAACGAACCACCAGATTGAAATTTATTAG
- a CDS encoding RNA polymerase sigma-70 factor: MIDKEQVRNLSFDEIYLIYYPKLVRFCREYILSEPDAENIVQDCFLYIWERKDTLKSIDNINAFLFRLVKNKCIDHLRHRVTVEAKKEEIRSTYLKEFEFKLLAISSFDDSLSDEEIETIIYNAISRLPDKCREIFILSKLKGMKYEEIASHLELSPNTVRNQIAIALQKMRKELKDYLPLLLFIIG; encoded by the coding sequence ATGATCGATAAGGAACAAGTGCGAAATCTAAGTTTTGATGAAATATATCTGATTTATTACCCCAAGCTGGTAAGATTTTGTAGAGAATATATTTTGTCAGAGCCGGATGCCGAGAATATAGTACAAGATTGCTTCTTATATATCTGGGAACGGAAGGATACGCTAAAATCAATAGACAATATTAACGCCTTTCTATTCCGGCTTGTCAAAAATAAGTGTATTGATCACCTTCGGCACCGGGTGACCGTTGAAGCAAAGAAAGAAGAAATACGAAGTACTTATCTGAAAGAATTTGAATTCAAATTACTGGCTATCTCTTCATTTGACGACTCTCTGTCAGATGAAGAAATTGAGACTATTATTTATAACGCAATAAGCCGCTTGCCTGATAAATGCAGGGAAATTTTCATCCTCAGCAAGCTGAAAGGCATGAAATATGAAGAGATAGCTTCTCATTTGGAACTGTCGCCCAACACAGTGAGAAATCAAATCGCCATCGCATTGCAAAAAATGCGTAAGGAACTAAAAGACTATTTGCCTCTCCTCCTTTTTATCATAGGATAA
- a CDS encoding LLM class flavin-dependent oxidoreductase, with amino-acid sequence MEIGIDSFASAMYGTNMLSSVDAMEQLLERIVHADQAGLDVFGIGEHHRKEFLDSATAVILAAAAARTSRIRLTSAVTVLSAADPVRIFQQFATLDLISKGRAEMVVGRGSSVEAYPLFGFDLNDYDALFREKLGLLLQIRDNEFVTWSGRFRPPIPNLPVYPRPLQEKMPVWLGVGGTPESFARAGSLGLPLMVAIIGGNTSRFRPLVDRYREAGARAGFSPEQLKVGLHSPGYVAETGERAVSEYYPGYAELWTKLGRERGWPPVTRASFDHLIGPQGVLLVGSPEQVAEKLMRHSESLGGIDRFTFQMDNAGLTHEQLMRSIELIGEKIIPFT; translated from the coding sequence ATGGAAATCGGAATAGACAGTTTTGCTTCGGCAATGTATGGAACGAACATGCTCAGCAGCGTGGATGCCATGGAACAGCTATTGGAACGCATTGTTCATGCCGACCAGGCCGGGCTTGACGTGTTCGGTATCGGCGAGCATCATCGCAAGGAATTTTTAGATTCTGCAACGGCGGTAATCCTGGCTGCGGCTGCAGCGCGCACAAGTCGCATCCGACTGACGAGCGCTGTTACAGTGCTCAGCGCTGCCGATCCGGTCCGGATATTCCAGCAGTTTGCAACGCTCGACCTGATTTCCAAAGGCCGGGCCGAAATGGTGGTTGGCCGCGGTTCGTCGGTAGAAGCCTATCCTCTTTTTGGCTTTGACCTCAACGATTACGATGCTTTGTTTCGTGAGAAATTGGGCCTCCTACTGCAAATTCGCGATAATGAATTTGTTACGTGGTCGGGCAGGTTCCGGCCTCCGATCCCGAATCTCCCCGTCTATCCCCGCCCGCTTCAGGAAAAGATGCCTGTTTGGCTGGGCGTTGGAGGAACGCCTGAATCCTTTGCCAGAGCAGGATCGCTGGGACTACCCCTGATGGTGGCCATTATTGGCGGTAACACTTCCCGTTTCCGGCCGCTGGTCGACCGCTACCGCGAGGCCGGGGCACGTGCCGGCTTTAGTCCTGAACAATTAAAAGTGGGCCTGCATTCCCCCGGATACGTTGCCGAAACGGGTGAGCGTGCGGTGAGCGAATATTATCCCGGCTACGCCGAGCTGTGGACCAAACTGGGTCGTGAACGCGGCTGGCCGCCCGTTACCCGCGCGAGCTTTGATCATCTGATCGGGCCACAAGGAGTCTTGCTAGTCGGCAGCCCCGAACAGGTGGCAGAAAAGCTTATGCGCCACAGTGAATCCCTTGGCGGCATCGACCGCTTTACCTTCCAGATGGATAACGCCGGGCTTACACATGAGCAATTGATGCGTTCAATAGAACTTATTGGCGAAAAGATCATTCCGTTTACCTGA
- a CDS encoding ester cyclase: protein MDSLATRHFYQRYIDCLNNRSLGDLDQFVSQTVIYNQNQISLKDYQEMLTQNFRDIPDLYFHVDLLLTQENEIACRLNFSCTPVTVFMGIPVHGQKVSFSEHVFYRLAGNKISEVWSLIDKDAIRDQIKGEFLF, encoded by the coding sequence ATGGACTCATTGGCAACCAGGCACTTTTACCAACGATATATCGACTGCCTGAATAACAGATCGCTTGGAGACCTCGACCAGTTTGTGAGTCAAACGGTCATCTATAATCAAAATCAAATATCCCTCAAGGATTATCAGGAGATGCTTACCCAAAATTTCAGGGATATACCCGACCTGTATTTTCATGTCGATCTGCTTTTAACACAGGAGAATGAAATTGCATGCCGCCTAAACTTTAGCTGCACGCCTGTAACCGTTTTTATGGGCATACCCGTGCATGGCCAAAAGGTATCCTTTTCGGAGCACGTGTTTTATCGGCTGGCTGGCAACAAGATCAGCGAGGTTTGGTCTTTGATAGATAAGGATGCCATAAGAGATCAGATCAAAGGAGAATTCCTTTTTTAA
- a CDS encoding DUF6266 family protein, with product MGELVPGAIGLVSGKVGTVIASKWRDIHYLKGILKANKKKKGDQDNINCIRFTKIHDFLSFIPDLVEDGFKHQNTGRASAFNLALSANIGAFLGDSSDLDYASIRISTGSLIGAIAPEVTFEVPDCITVRWADLGDTYNQAPSDRATILFYNSDGGGAVISEGVVRRGELQAEIPLPPAFHSKHMQGYIYFTNAAGTKNSQSTYLGCFIVPESDTDEPNPDK from the coding sequence ATGGGAGAATTAGTACCCGGGGCCATTGGTCTCGTTTCCGGTAAGGTAGGCACCGTGATCGCCTCCAAATGGCGTGATATTCATTACCTGAAAGGGATCCTGAAGGCAAATAAAAAAAAGAAGGGCGATCAGGATAATATCAATTGTATCCGTTTTACAAAGATCCATGATTTTCTTTCCTTCATCCCGGACCTGGTGGAAGACGGCTTCAAACATCAGAATACCGGTCGCGCCTCAGCGTTTAACCTCGCATTAAGCGCTAATATCGGAGCCTTTTTGGGTGATAGCTCAGATCTTGATTATGCATCGATTCGGATTAGCACAGGAAGCCTGATAGGAGCCATAGCACCGGAGGTTACTTTTGAAGTGCCTGATTGTATCACAGTGAGGTGGGCCGATTTGGGGGATACTTATAATCAGGCTCCTTCTGACCGTGCCACTATACTGTTCTACAATAGCGATGGAGGAGGAGCAGTAATTAGTGAGGGTGTGGTTCGCCGCGGTGAACTACAGGCTGAGATACCTCTCCCGCCAGCATTTCATAGTAAACATATGCAAGGATATATTTATTTTACCAACGCAGCGGGTACTAAGAACTCTCAGAGTACTTATCTGGGATGTTTTATAGTGCCAGAAAGTGATACAGACGAACCTAATCCAGACAAATAA
- a CDS encoding DUF6266 family protein, which produces MARVTNLMNIAVSGKVGNVVFCNGPVRGSYTRTLPKKSEVRSEKQLNTQNKVAIANRFLNPLRPLIEEVWQKDRYTRKTAFGSAFSHMMKHAFRGGYMEEEIIYSEVLFSRGLLIKPEGLTVSREGTRVEVAWEENARSGVDALPEDKAVLVIYNEMKEMSISINGTAVRGDGRMIAELPPVYGPDKLHAYLFFVNRNRKWSSDSVYVAC; this is translated from the coding sequence ATGGCCAGAGTAACTAACTTAATGAATATAGCCGTTTCGGGAAAAGTGGGAAATGTTGTGTTCTGTAACGGCCCGGTACGTGGCAGTTATACTCGCACTTTGCCCAAAAAGAGCGAAGTACGCAGTGAGAAACAGTTGAATACGCAAAACAAGGTGGCCATAGCCAACCGTTTCCTGAACCCGCTCCGACCCCTGATAGAAGAAGTGTGGCAGAAAGACCGGTATACCCGAAAGACTGCATTCGGATCGGCTTTTAGTCATATGATGAAGCATGCTTTCAGAGGCGGATATATGGAGGAAGAGATCATTTATAGTGAAGTGCTGTTTAGCAGAGGCCTGCTGATCAAACCTGAAGGGCTTACTGTCAGTCGGGAAGGAACTCGTGTTGAGGTCGCCTGGGAAGAGAATGCCAGGTCGGGTGTGGATGCATTACCTGAAGATAAGGCTGTACTGGTGATTTACAACGAGATGAAAGAGATGTCTATCAGTATAAACGGTACGGCCGTTAGAGGGGATGGGCGTATGATTGCTGAACTTCCACCGGTTTATGGGCCTGACAAGCTGCATGCCTATCTCTTTTTCGTGAACCGTAACCGGAAGTGGTCTTCCGACAGTGTGTATGTGGCTTGTTAA
- a CDS encoding BamA/TamA family outer membrane protein, whose translation MGKEKIIFRSLLVVLFMLPAALLAQNGPNTIPQNSTVKDTARQTDLIDIAKDLFNIKPQKIREERDKKIYFSILPVSGSAPGGSGRALITSTTAGIYLGPRKTTNLSSATFAPYWNFKGRFGLPLRSSIWLPDNTWNIQGDIRFMVYPQYTWGLGSSHAYEDRTLVDYKYIRFYQSALKRIKPYLFAGMGYSLDYHFNIKSDNPEVDLKSFTGYEYGLEGNSFSSGLTFNLLYDTRNNSINPLPGSYANLSYRVNPSFLGSNNSWQSVYLDVRKYIPLNPENRNQQNTMAFWSYYWTALTNKVPYLDLPGIGWDPYNRSGRGIEQNRYRGKSLLYFESEYRRDITRNGLLGFVVFANVNTVSGSGTFLSSWHPAGGTGLRIKFNKGSNTNIGIDYGLSKGYSSVMFSLGEAF comes from the coding sequence ATGGGAAAAGAGAAAATTATATTCAGAAGCCTGCTTGTTGTATTGTTTATGTTACCTGCTGCATTGCTGGCTCAAAACGGACCCAACACAATCCCGCAGAACAGTACTGTGAAGGATACGGCCCGGCAGACCGACTTAATTGACATTGCGAAAGATTTATTTAACATTAAACCGCAAAAGATCAGGGAAGAACGGGATAAGAAGATTTATTTCTCTATCCTTCCTGTGAGTGGCAGCGCACCGGGAGGAAGCGGTCGTGCGTTAATTACCAGCACTACGGCTGGTATTTATTTAGGGCCTCGCAAAACTACTAATCTTTCAAGCGCCACATTTGCTCCATACTGGAACTTTAAAGGTCGGTTCGGTTTGCCCCTACGGAGCAGCATCTGGCTCCCGGATAACACCTGGAACATCCAGGGAGATATCAGGTTTATGGTATACCCTCAGTATACCTGGGGACTAGGCAGCAGTCATGCTTATGAAGACCGGACCCTTGTGGATTATAAATATATTCGTTTTTACCAGAGCGCCCTGAAACGGATCAAGCCTTACCTTTTTGCAGGCATGGGCTATTCCCTGGATTATCACTTTAATATTAAAAGTGACAATCCAGAGGTTGATTTGAAGAGTTTCACCGGGTACGAGTATGGCTTAGAGGGGAATTCTTTTTCTTCCGGGCTTACCTTCAATCTGCTGTATGATACCAGGAACAACTCAATTAATCCGCTGCCGGGCTCTTATGCAAATCTTTCCTATAGGGTGAACCCTTCTTTTCTAGGCAGCAATAACAGTTGGCAGTCGGTATACCTTGATGTAAGAAAATATATTCCTCTGAATCCTGAGAACAGGAATCAACAAAATACGATGGCTTTCTGGTCGTATTACTGGACGGCTTTAACAAACAAGGTTCCGTATCTCGATTTGCCGGGTATTGGATGGGACCCTTATAATCGATCGGGAAGAGGAATAGAACAGAACCGCTATCGCGGGAAAAGCCTTTTATATTTTGAAAGTGAATACAGGAGAGACATCACCAGAAATGGATTATTGGGATTCGTCGTTTTTGCGAATGTGAATACGGTCAGCGGATCAGGAACATTTCTTTCCTCTTGGCATCCCGCCGGTGGAACCGGCCTAAGGATTAAGTTCAATAAGGGGTCGAATACAAATATTGGGATCGATTATGGGCTGAGCAAAGGTTACAGCTCGGTGATGTTTAGTCTTGGAGAAGCATTCTGA
- a CDS encoding TlpA family protein disulfide reductase, which translates to MLLCLTVFTLPSTAQKKDFPGKTIRTPPVSKLREVTISGNIKQLALQGALTDAFAFGYTDLVTGKDVVIPLKRDSSGNYSVKVPIPGPYQQIQLLQGQKIRGEVYFGGLITHEFYVKPGEPMEFNFYLSADYRNSSVAFKGNIATANSQQEAYQRSLSSAGFSVVFDYGKLDSVKAETYGEFKKYISDRLKAALLFNNMYFKKHPADPFLQQQADNDLRYEAANIMVQGIFRSKTTGRILTTFLNENKIKIWNPLALGNDRYKSFINQYYLLMTRAAQKVQSDYTVMFQEVAVYLLEKHPELSAEDRQLALKFSDSAVRKTEKDFKAFNDRLMSSYANEYGGIIDTRLVYNYLTKVSDPDLRNLFLTRLLQEKVEKGDIAPVQPLIERYKRMVKGGLFKETFLKKYTNLYKRNVQSKLPPGTVIADAASLREGKVFDDLIKKHKGKVVYIDIWATWCQPCLMEMKNSQTLREKFRGKDVAFVYLCISSPQEPLWKKLIALHAIEGENYWLNDNQREELNRTFSIRSVPRHLLVDKQGKVWDQDAQGPGSSKTAEDITALLGS; encoded by the coding sequence ATGCTTTTATGCCTGACGGTTTTTACATTACCTTCTACAGCTCAGAAAAAGGACTTTCCGGGAAAAACAATCAGAACGCCCCCGGTTTCAAAATTGCGGGAGGTAACCATAAGCGGGAACATAAAACAGCTCGCTTTGCAGGGAGCGTTGACAGACGCTTTTGCATTTGGGTATACGGATCTTGTTACCGGCAAGGACGTTGTTATCCCGCTGAAAAGGGACAGTTCTGGTAATTATTCAGTCAAGGTGCCCATTCCCGGACCCTATCAACAAATCCAGCTCCTTCAGGGACAAAAGATCCGGGGTGAAGTGTACTTCGGCGGATTGATTACCCATGAATTCTATGTAAAGCCTGGAGAGCCAATGGAATTCAATTTTTACTTATCCGCTGACTACAGGAATAGTTCAGTCGCCTTTAAGGGCAATATAGCGACCGCCAATTCCCAGCAAGAGGCATATCAGCGATCTCTTAGTTCTGCCGGTTTCTCTGTAGTGTTTGATTACGGTAAGCTTGACTCTGTAAAGGCTGAAACTTATGGTGAGTTTAAGAAATATATATCAGATCGGCTTAAGGCTGCCTTACTGTTCAACAATATGTATTTTAAAAAGCATCCTGCAGATCCCTTCCTGCAGCAGCAGGCTGATAATGATCTGCGCTATGAAGCCGCGAATATAATGGTCCAGGGAATATTCAGAAGTAAGACAACAGGCAGGATACTGACAACGTTTCTCAATGAAAACAAAATCAAAATATGGAACCCTCTGGCTTTAGGAAACGATCGGTACAAGAGTTTTATTAATCAATATTATCTTCTGATGACCAGGGCAGCGCAGAAGGTGCAGAGCGACTATACAGTAATGTTCCAGGAAGTAGCCGTTTATCTACTCGAAAAGCATCCGGAACTATCGGCCGAAGACAGGCAACTCGCCCTTAAGTTCAGTGATTCAGCGGTCAGAAAAACGGAAAAGGACTTTAAGGCTTTCAATGACCGCCTTATGTCTTCGTATGCAAACGAATACGGGGGAATTATTGATACGCGGTTGGTGTACAATTATTTAACGAAAGTTAGCGACCCTGATCTGCGTAACTTATTCCTTACCCGGCTGCTTCAGGAAAAAGTGGAAAAGGGGGATATAGCGCCGGTACAGCCGCTGATAGAACGGTATAAACGTATGGTGAAGGGAGGCTTGTTCAAAGAGACTTTCTTGAAGAAGTATACTAATTTGTATAAACGTAATGTCCAAAGTAAGCTTCCGCCAGGCACTGTCATTGCCGACGCCGCTTCTCTCAGGGAGGGTAAGGTGTTTGATGACTTGATAAAAAAGCATAAAGGGAAGGTGGTTTATATAGATATTTGGGCTACATGGTGTCAACCCTGCCTGATGGAAATGAAGAATTCACAAACACTCCGGGAAAAGTTCAGAGGGAAGGATGTTGCGTTCGTGTACCTTTGCATCAGCTCGCCACAAGAGCCTCTTTGGAAGAAACTTATCGCTTTACACGCGATAGAAGGAGAAAATTACTGGCTTAACGATAACCAGCGCGAAGAACTGAACAGAACGTTTTCCATCCGTTCTGTCCCCCGGCATCTGCTTGTAGACAAGCAGGGTAAGGTATGGGACCAGGACGCACAAGGCCCCGGCAGTTCTAAAACTGCTGAAGATATCACTGCTTTACTTGGCAGTTAA